From the Chitinispirillum alkaliphilum genome, one window contains:
- a CDS encoding rRNA large subunit methyltransferase, giving the protein MFLKIAAVGKVKDRNIKAKCQDYISRISHDAQLSISEIKDSDPQTEGRKLLQTMKGEKAFVFAMGEEGRQYSSREFARRLESCNRRAVFVIGGPEGLSMEVKDYAAEIISLSRMTLTHELARLFLLEQLYRGISIIHNRKYHKD; this is encoded by the coding sequence ATGTTTTTGAAAATTGCAGCAGTCGGAAAGGTTAAGGACCGTAATATCAAAGCTAAATGCCAGGATTACATCTCAAGGATCAGCCACGATGCACAGCTGAGCATTTCTGAGATCAAAGACAGTGATCCGCAGACAGAGGGGCGCAAACTATTGCAAACAATGAAAGGAGAAAAAGCCTTTGTTTTCGCAATGGGTGAAGAGGGCAGGCAATACAGTTCAAGAGAATTCGCACGGCGTCTTGAATCCTGTAACCGTAGAGCGGTATTTGTAATAGGTGGGCCTGAGGGATTGAGCATGGAAGTCAAAGATTACGCAGCAGAGATTATTTCACTTTCCAGAATGACACTTACACATGAGCTGGCAAGACTGTTTCTTCTCGAGCAGTTATACAGGGGTATTTCAATCATTCACAACCGCAAATACCACAAAGATTAA
- a CDS encoding ATP-dependent DNA helicase RecG: MGKKASDSQLDFLSPLDYIPGLGPKRVAALKESGISTIGDFLNYLPIRYIDKSKTIQMKDLGGYQNRVCSVVGTVERVRLERGRKKRLRILLRDETSTMEALWFQGLHIYAKNFEQGKKLMLTGKVTFYGHYQMVHPMVDFISEEQECSLRPFYPVYSIKKAMSDAGITQKSIQKCVRWIIKNLKNYPRVLPQSIEKNKEFPPLRESLKQIHDPDNAANLSVYHKRLTYEEFYKIALCLRWNRKKFSLPGRKMKAGQLCEKMETLLSFSLTSEQKKAIKLLYEDAASNHRMHRLLQGDVGSGKTLVAFFASLCSLNEGLQVAWMAPTEVLAKQTFQVLNKWLAQLGITSGILCGGISSKEKTEALKSLASGDTQFIVGTHALFMPSVDYKKLGMVIIDEQQRFGAQQRLALQEKDSACDFLLLSATPIPQTLAKTVYGDLDVVTLKGLPPGRVPVSTHVVGSHKRQDMEKFILERITEGEKIYYVVPRIDSCEDDGEIRSIDTVYQELKKGPLRDIGIEMIHGKMSPELRAQAMEQFKDGNSGILLATSIIEVGIDIPEATIMVIESGEYFGLSQLHQLRGRVGRGERKSYCFILSDLPDEKAGSRERLQKFCSTNDGFEIAEYDLRLRGPGEMSGFRQSGFDDSGMVRVMWNYDIFQEVTKDIDTLFSS; encoded by the coding sequence ATGGGAAAAAAAGCATCGGATTCACAGTTGGACTTTCTATCCCCTCTGGATTACATACCTGGTCTTGGGCCAAAAAGAGTGGCTGCGCTGAAAGAATCGGGGATTTCAACGATTGGTGATTTTCTTAACTATTTACCAATTCGCTATATCGATAAAAGCAAAACCATACAGATGAAGGACTTGGGGGGGTACCAAAACAGAGTGTGCTCGGTGGTTGGAACGGTTGAGAGGGTAAGGCTTGAAAGGGGACGAAAAAAGCGGTTAAGAATACTGCTTAGGGATGAAACTTCAACCATGGAAGCGCTGTGGTTTCAGGGGCTGCATATATATGCAAAGAATTTTGAACAGGGAAAAAAGCTCATGCTCACAGGGAAAGTTACTTTTTATGGTCATTACCAGATGGTACACCCTATGGTAGATTTTATCTCTGAGGAGCAGGAGTGCTCACTCCGTCCTTTCTACCCTGTATACTCCATAAAAAAGGCAATGAGCGATGCCGGGATCACTCAGAAAAGCATCCAAAAATGCGTGAGGTGGATAATTAAGAACCTGAAAAATTATCCAAGAGTTCTGCCCCAATCCATCGAAAAAAACAAAGAATTTCCGCCTCTCAGGGAATCTCTGAAGCAGATCCATGACCCGGACAATGCTGCCAATCTCTCTGTCTACCACAAAAGGCTCACTTATGAGGAGTTTTATAAGATAGCTCTCTGTCTCAGATGGAACAGGAAAAAATTCTCACTGCCTGGAAGAAAAATGAAAGCCGGCCAGCTCTGTGAAAAAATGGAAACACTGCTGAGTTTTTCTCTTACTTCCGAGCAGAAAAAAGCTATAAAGCTCCTCTATGAGGATGCAGCATCTAATCACCGTATGCACCGGCTGCTTCAGGGCGATGTTGGCTCCGGAAAAACGCTGGTTGCCTTTTTTGCCTCACTCTGCTCGTTGAATGAAGGTCTTCAGGTTGCATGGATGGCTCCGACAGAAGTGTTGGCAAAACAGACATTTCAGGTACTGAACAAGTGGCTTGCACAACTGGGGATTACATCGGGAATTTTGTGTGGCGGTATCTCAAGCAAAGAGAAAACAGAAGCCCTTAAAAGTCTGGCATCGGGAGATACTCAGTTTATTGTAGGCACACATGCGCTATTTATGCCCTCGGTTGATTACAAAAAACTGGGAATGGTAATAATCGACGAGCAGCAGAGGTTTGGAGCACAGCAGCGACTGGCTCTTCAGGAAAAAGATTCAGCCTGTGACTTTCTTCTGCTCTCGGCAACACCTATTCCACAAACACTGGCCAAAACGGTATACGGGGATCTTGATGTAGTAACCTTAAAAGGTTTGCCGCCGGGGCGAGTTCCGGTTTCAACCCATGTGGTTGGCTCACATAAGCGGCAGGACATGGAGAAGTTCATTCTTGAACGGATCACTGAGGGTGAAAAAATTTATTATGTCGTCCCGAGGATCGATTCTTGTGAGGATGACGGGGAAATACGCAGTATCGATACGGTATACCAGGAACTGAAAAAAGGGCCACTGCGGGATATCGGTATAGAAATGATTCATGGGAAGATGTCACCGGAGCTCAGGGCACAGGCTATGGAACAGTTCAAAGACGGAAATTCAGGGATCCTTCTTGCCACAAGTATCATTGAGGTGGGGATAGATATTCCCGAAGCGACTATTATGGTAATAGAGAGCGGAGAGTACTTTGGTCTCTCGCAGCTTCATCAGTTGCGGGGGAGAGTCGGCAGAGGAGAGAGAAAGTCGTACTGTTTTATACTGTCAGATTTACCCGATGAGAAGGCGGGTTCAAGAGAGCGTTTACAGAAGTTTTGCTCAACAAATGACGGGTTTGAAATTGCCGAATACGATCTTCGGTTGCGGGGTCCCGGTGAAATGAGTGGGTTTCGTCAATCAGGCTTCGACGATTCCGGGATGGTGCGCGTTATGTGGAATTATGATATTTTTCAGGAAGTTACCAAAGATATCGATACCTTGTTTTCCTCCTGA
- a CDS encoding Glycosyl transferase, with amino-acid sequence MKHYDTVTDESRYPLAVTQLPMFNEKQVASRVIEAAAAMDYPKSRHEIQVLDDSTDDTIDYVNKSVEKLKKQGYNISVVRRTDRTGFKAGALQNGLKFTDAEFVAIFDADFVPPKDFLRKALAFFVDKPELGLVQGRWTHLNNKSSLITRGQALGIDGHFMIEQAARSWNGLFMNFNGTAGVFRRKAIETSGGWQHDTLTEDMDLSYRMQLAGWKTEYVPDLAVPAEIPEDINAFKNQQFRWAKGSIQTALKIIPRLWERKLPAFKLLQAVFHLTHYVVHPLMFLLALLTMPVLFYVKVFLPPFWFACVIFAMILATSGPSTMYMVSQYYMGNRIKKQIFLIPAMMLIGTGLAVNNGKAVLEALFKMESPFHRTPKKGQQNGKTAYKPIKDITCVIEILLGIYCLISFRMFLGYTNFLVSPFLMLYASGFLFVGIISIIHFRKPELVDLKIPVKRTLSLLVPGWNVSK; translated from the coding sequence ATGAAACACTATGATACGGTAACCGATGAGTCACGCTATCCTCTTGCAGTTACTCAGCTGCCGATGTTTAATGAAAAACAGGTTGCATCGAGAGTAATTGAAGCCGCTGCGGCTATGGACTATCCTAAAAGCAGGCATGAGATTCAGGTGCTTGATGACAGTACCGATGATACCATTGACTATGTAAACAAAAGTGTTGAAAAGCTTAAAAAACAGGGATACAATATCTCTGTTGTCAGAAGAACCGACCGCACGGGGTTCAAAGCCGGAGCGCTCCAGAACGGTCTTAAGTTTACTGATGCAGAGTTTGTGGCCATCTTTGATGCTGATTTCGTTCCTCCAAAAGACTTCCTGAGAAAAGCACTGGCATTTTTCGTAGATAAACCAGAGCTTGGACTTGTCCAGGGACGCTGGACACATCTCAATAATAAATCTTCCCTTATCACCAGAGGGCAGGCTCTTGGTATTGATGGGCATTTCATGATCGAGCAGGCCGCAAGAAGCTGGAACGGGCTTTTTATGAACTTCAACGGAACCGCAGGAGTGTTCCGCAGAAAAGCTATTGAAACAAGTGGCGGGTGGCAGCACGATACTCTTACAGAGGATATGGACCTTTCTTACCGCATGCAACTTGCAGGCTGGAAAACCGAGTATGTTCCTGATCTGGCTGTGCCGGCTGAAATTCCGGAAGATATAAACGCCTTTAAAAATCAACAGTTCAGATGGGCTAAAGGATCAATTCAAACCGCGCTTAAAATCATTCCCAGACTCTGGGAGAGAAAGCTTCCGGCGTTTAAATTGTTACAGGCCGTTTTTCATCTTACACATTATGTGGTACATCCCCTGATGTTCCTGCTTGCACTGCTTACTATGCCTGTTCTTTTTTATGTAAAAGTGTTCCTGCCACCGTTCTGGTTTGCATGTGTCATATTTGCGATGATCCTGGCCACCAGCGGACCATCGACTATGTATATGGTTTCCCAGTACTATATGGGCAATAGGATCAAAAAGCAGATATTTCTCATACCTGCTATGATGCTTATAGGAACCGGACTGGCTGTTAACAATGGTAAAGCTGTTCTGGAGGCTCTGTTCAAAATGGAGTCACCTTTTCACCGCACCCCCAAAAAGGGACAGCAAAACGGTAAAACTGCTTATAAACCGATTAAGGATATCACATGTGTGATAGAAATCCTGCTGGGTATCTACTGCCTGATAAGTTTCAGAATGTTTTTGGGTTATACAAATTTTCTTGTATCTCCATTTTTGATGCTATACGCTTCAGGTTTTCTCTTCGTAGGGATAATCTCTATTATACATTTCAGAAAGCCAGAGTTGGTTGATCTGAAGATTCCGGTAAAAAGAACACTTTCCCTGTTAGTACCGGGATGGAATGTTTCAAAATGA
- a CDS encoding Chaperone protein DnaK, with the protein MGKIIGIDLGTTNSCVSVMEAGKPVVIPNPEGGRTSPSIVGFTKSGERLVGAIAKRQAITNPENTIYSIKRFMGRRHNEVQSEETRVPYNVVGGMEDPVKVKVEDKEFSPPEISAMVIQYLKKAAEDYIGEEVKEAVITVPAYFNDAQRQATKDAGKIAGLDVKRIINEPTAASLAYGLEKKKNEKIAVFDLGGGTFDISILEIGEGVFEVKSTNGDTHLGGDDFDKVLIDHIADEFKSSNGIDLRNDRMALQRLREAAEKAKIELSSAMQTNINLPFITADASGPKHLDMNLSRAKFEQLVSGLVDRVVVPCRKALEDAKLGFNDIDEVILVGGTTRIPAIISKVEEIFGKPAHKGVNPDEVVAVGAAIQGAILSGDESVKDVLLLDVTPLSLGIETMGGVMTKLIERNTTIPTKKSQVFSTAADSQTAVTIMVYQGEREMAAHNRLLGKFDLMDIPPAPRGVPQIEVSFDIDANGILNVSAKDLGTGKQQQIRIESSSGLSEQDIDKMVKEAEANAARDKEEREKIEVKNQADQLIYQTEKTMGEMDGKISDEEKGKIQTALDDLKEKAKGNDTSAIKESIESLTKASHAMAEALYKAAGAQGGAPGAEQAQQGGAQEQQKSPDDKNDGAEDADFEEVK; encoded by the coding sequence ATGGGTAAGATTATTGGAATAGATCTTGGAACCACTAACTCATGTGTGTCGGTCATGGAAGCAGGAAAGCCTGTGGTGATTCCAAACCCAGAAGGCGGCAGAACATCTCCATCAATCGTTGGATTCACCAAATCAGGAGAACGCCTTGTCGGAGCAATCGCAAAACGTCAGGCAATCACCAACCCCGAAAACACAATCTATTCAATCAAAAGATTTATGGGAAGACGCCATAATGAGGTGCAGTCTGAGGAAACCAGGGTGCCCTATAATGTCGTAGGCGGAATGGAAGATCCGGTAAAGGTTAAAGTGGAGGATAAGGAGTTTTCTCCACCGGAAATCTCTGCAATGGTGATTCAGTACCTCAAGAAGGCTGCCGAAGATTATATCGGGGAAGAAGTCAAGGAAGCGGTTATTACGGTTCCGGCCTATTTTAATGATGCGCAGAGACAGGCTACAAAGGATGCAGGAAAAATCGCAGGCCTCGATGTAAAAAGAATTATTAATGAACCTACTGCTGCATCTCTGGCATATGGACTGGAGAAAAAGAAAAACGAAAAAATTGCGGTGTTCGACCTCGGAGGGGGAACTTTTGATATCTCTATCCTTGAGATCGGGGAAGGTGTTTTCGAAGTTAAATCTACAAACGGAGACACCCATCTGGGTGGAGATGATTTCGATAAGGTTCTCATCGACCATATAGCTGATGAGTTCAAGAGCTCAAACGGAATTGATCTGCGTAATGACCGCATGGCTCTGCAGCGTCTCAGGGAAGCTGCTGAAAAAGCAAAAATTGAGCTCTCTTCTGCAATGCAGACAAATATAAACCTGCCCTTTATTACAGCTGATGCAAGCGGACCAAAGCATCTGGATATGAATCTCTCAAGGGCAAAATTCGAGCAGCTCGTTTCAGGATTGGTGGATAGAGTGGTTGTACCCTGCAGAAAAGCTCTGGAGGATGCAAAGCTTGGTTTCAACGATATAGACGAAGTTATTCTGGTGGGTGGAACAACCAGAATACCTGCTATTATCAGCAAAGTTGAAGAGATCTTTGGAAAACCTGCTCACAAGGGTGTAAACCCCGATGAAGTTGTAGCTGTTGGGGCCGCAATACAGGGCGCGATCCTCAGCGGGGATGAGAGTGTAAAAGACGTTCTTCTTCTCGATGTTACCCCACTGTCTCTGGGTATAGAAACTATGGGTGGTGTGATGACAAAGCTGATCGAGAGAAATACCACTATCCCAACAAAGAAAAGTCAGGTCTTCTCTACTGCAGCAGACAGTCAGACCGCAGTTACTATCATGGTGTATCAGGGTGAAAGAGAAATGGCTGCTCACAACAGGTTGTTGGGTAAATTTGACCTTATGGATATTCCACCAGCGCCAAGAGGTGTTCCGCAGATTGAGGTGAGCTTTGATATCGACGCCAACGGTATCCTGAATGTAAGTGCAAAGGATCTGGGAACTGGTAAGCAGCAGCAGATTCGAATCGAATCTTCAAGCGGTCTCTCTGAGCAGGACATCGACAAGATGGTCAAAGAAGCCGAAGCCAATGCAGCACGGGATAAAGAGGAACGTGAAAAGATCGAGGTTAAAAACCAGGCTGATCAGCTCATTTACCAAACAGAAAAGACCATGGGTGAAATGGATGGAAAAATCTCCGATGAGGAGAAAGGAAAGATCCAGACCGCACTTGATGATCTTAAAGAGAAGGCAAAGGGCAATGATACTTCCGCTATTAAGGAAAGTA